A region from the Medicago truncatula cultivar Jemalong A17 chromosome 6, MtrunA17r5.0-ANR, whole genome shotgun sequence genome encodes:
- the LOC25497212 gene encoding gibberellin 20 oxidase 1, translated as MAIECITSTKAMTQSPKQNHGKNEDEESSLVFDASFLRHTINLPKQFIWPDEEKPCMNVPELDVPLIDLKNFLSGDPFAAMEASKIIGEACEKHGFFLVVNHGIDAKLIEHAHSYMDGFFENPLSQKQRAQRKIGEHCGYASSFTGRFSSKLPWKETLSFQFSDEKNSPNIVKDYLCNTLGEDFEEFGEVYQKYCEAMSTLSLGIMELLGMSLGVGKDCFRDFFEENKSIMRLNYYPPCQKPDLTLGTGPHCDPTSLTILHQDQVGGLQVFVDNEWHSIRPNFNAFVVNIGDTFMALSNGRYKSCLHRAVVNNKTTRKSLAFFLCPKGDKVVCPPSELVSDLTPRIYPDFTWPMLLEFTQKYYRADMRTLEAFTKWIQQKSS; from the exons ATGGCTATAGAGTGCATAACAAGTACAAAAGCTATGACTCAATCACCAAAACAAAACCATggtaaaaatgaagatgaagaatcaTCATTAGTTTTTGATGCTTCATTTCTAAGACACACCATTAACCTTCCAAAACAATTCATTTGGCCAGATGAAGAAAAACCATGCATGAATGTACCTGAACTTGATGTTCCACtcattgatttaaaaaatttcctttCTGGTGACCCTTTTGCTGCAATGGAAGCTTCAAAAATCATTGGTGAAGCATGTGAAAAACATGGTTTTTTTCTTGTTGTTAATCATGGTATTGATGCTAAATTAATAGAACATGCTCATAGTTACATGGATGGTTTCTTTGAGAATCCCCTGTCTCAAAAACAGAGAGCACAGAGGAAAATAGGAGAACATTGTGGTTATGCTAGTAGTTTCACTGGAAGATTCTCCTCAAAACTTCCATGGAAAGAAacactttcttttcaattttcagaTGAGAAAAACTCACCAAATATTGTTAAAGACTACCTTTGCAACACATTAGGGGAAGATTTTGAGGAATTTGG GGAGGTTTACCAAAAGTATTGTGAAGCAATGAGTACACTTTCTTTGGGGATAATGGAGCTTCTTGGAATGAGTCTTGGAGTTGGAAAAGATtgttttagagatttttttgaagagaataaATCAATAATGAGACTTAATTATTACCCACCATGTCAAAAACCTGATCTCACTTTAGGAACTGGACCTCATTGTGATCCAACATCTTTAACCATTCTACACCAAGACCAAGTTGGTGGCTTGCAAGTTTTTGTTGACAATGAGTGGCATTCCATTAGGCCAAATTTCAATGCTTTTGTTGTCAATATTGGTGACACTTTCATG GCTCTTTCAAATGGGAGATACAAGAGTTGTTTACATAGGGCAGTGGTGAACAACAAGACAACAAGAAAATCTCTAGCTTTCTTTTTGTGTCCAAAAGGTGATAAGGTGGTTTGTCCACCAAGTGAATTGGTGAGTGATTTGACACCAAGAATCTATCCTGATTTTACATGGCCTATGCTTCTTGAGTTCACTCAAAAATATTATAGAGCTGATATGAGAACACTTGAGGCTTTTACAAAATGGATCCAACAAAAAAGTAGCTGA